The following nucleotide sequence is from uncultured Draconibacterium sp..
GTTCGCGAACATGGCAATGAATATGTGGTGCGCGGTGTCGCCCGTAATTCAAATCCCGAAGAACTGGGAAATACTTTCATTAAAGCTGTGGACGGGAAACCGATCCGGGTAAACGATGTCGCTGAAGTAAAAATTGGCAGCGCCGTAAAAATGGGTTACGCATCGCACAATGCAAAAAAATCGATTATTATTTCGGTTTCGAAACAACCCAAAACCAATACGCTGGAGGTTACTGAACAGATTGAGCAAAAGCTGGAAGCGATGAAAGCCACGCTGCCACCCGATGTAACCATCAATACGCAAATATTCCGTCAGGCAGATTTTATTGAAACCTCAGTTAACAATGTACAGCGTGCTTTGCTTGAAGGTGCGGTGCTGGTTATCGTTATCCTGTTTTTGTTTTTAGGAAGTTTCAGAACAACAATAATTTCCTTGTTGGCGATTCCACTTTCGTTATTGGGTTCGGTGATTGTTTTGAACCTTTTCGGCCTCAACATCAACACCATGAGTCTGGGAGGAATGACGATTGCCATCGGTTCACTGGTTGACGATGCCATTATTGATGTGGAAAACGTGTACAAACGTCTCCGGCAGAATTTCCAGCTACCAAAAGGTGAACGGCAAAGTGCTTTCGCAGTGGTTTACGAAGCTTCGAAAGAAATCAGGGCTTCTATTTTGAATGCAACCCTGATCATTATCGTTGCTTTTATGCCGCTCTTTTTCCTTTCGGGAATGGAAGGCCGCATGCTAAAACCGCTCGGTATTGCTTACATCGTTTCGTTATTCATGTCGCTAATCGTTGCTATGACATTAACGCCGCTACTTTCAAAAATGATGTTGTCAAGCGACAAGTATTTATCGCGAAAATCAAAGGAAAGCTGGCTGGCACGCAATCTTTCAGATGGCTACGAACGTTCGTTAATTTGGGTACTAAAACATAAAAAAGTAGTAGTATTACCGATCCTTGGTTTGTTTGTGGTTTCGCTGTTCATTTTATCGGGTTTTGGACGTAGTTTCCTTCCCGAATTTAACGAAGGAGCTTTAACGCTCTCGATAATCACACAACCCGGAACTTCGCTACACGAAAGCGATAAACTGGGGCAATTTGTAGAAACCGAGATGCTTTCAATTCCTGAAGTTAACAGCACCGCCCGACGTACCGGACGTGGCGAACTGGACACACACTCGCAAAGTACAAACGGTGCCGAAATCGATGTAAATTTCACATTACACGAACGCGAACTGGAAACATTTTTAAAAGAGGTACGAAGCAAACTTTCAGGAATTCCCGGAATTGCATTTACCGTTGGTCAGCCACTGGGGCACCGCATCGACCACATGCTTTCGGGAACACGCGCGAACATTGCTATTAAACTGTTTGGCTCCGATTTAAACCGGATGTTTCAAATGGGGAACGAGATTAAATCAAACATTGTGGACATCGACGGGTTGGTAGACGTAAACGTTGAACAACAGGTTGAAATTCCGCAGATTCAAATCCGCCCCAATCGCGATATGCTGGCTTTTTATGGCATTCCTATTCACGAATTCAACGAATTTGTAGATATAGCACTTGGCGGTGAAAAAATGGCTGACATTTATGAAGGGCAACAAACGTATGATTTGCTGCTTCGTTACAAAGCCGATTACACCGACCAGCTGGAAGGCATTAAGAATGCACTGATCGATACTTACGATGGTAAAAAGGTTCCACTAAGTGAAGTTGCAGAAGTTGTTTCAGCCAGCGGACCGAATTCCATAAGTCGCGAAAATGTAAAACGAAAACTGGTGGTTTCGGCGAACGTTGCCGGCCGTGATTTGCACAGCGTTGTAGAAGAGATCAAACAAAGTGTAAACGAAAATATCAATCTCCCGGAAGGTTATCGCGTTGAATACGGCGGACAATTTGAAAGCGAGGAAAAAGCATCGCGTATGTTGCTGCTTACATCAATTGCAGCGCTTTTTGTCATCTTCCTGCTTTTATTCCAGGAATTCAAAAACTTCAAACTGGCGGGTATCATTTTGCTGAATTTGCCGCTGGCATTGATCGGAGGTATTTTTGCGATCATGCTAACATCAGGAATGTTGAGTATTCCTGCAATTATTGGTTTTATCACACTTTTTGGTATTGCTACCCGAAACGGAATTCTGTTGGTTTCGCGCTACCAAAGTCTGGAACAACAGGGCGAAAACCTTTATGAAACACTGGTACACGGATCGAAAGACCGTTTGTTACCCATTTTAATGACGGCGTTAACGGCAGCTCTGGCGCTAATTCCGCTGGCAGCCAATGGAGATTTGCCG
It contains:
- a CDS encoding efflux RND transporter permease subunit, which translates into the protein MINNIIKFSLNNKYLIILCSVVLVVFGVYTAKNMDIDVFPDLTAPTVIVMTDAHGMAPEEVERLVTYPIETAVNGAMGVRRVRSTSGLGFSFVWVDFDWGTDVYKARQVVSEKLITVQEAMPDNVGEPILAPQSSVMGEIFFMGLQADTTDLMTLRSIAEWDIQPVILATGGVSQVTIIGGDYKQYQVLADPLKMNFYGVSINELADACREMSQNSTGKIVREHGNEYVVRGVARNSNPEELGNTFIKAVDGKPIRVNDVAEVKIGSAVKMGYASHNAKKSIIISVSKQPKTNTLEVTEQIEQKLEAMKATLPPDVTINTQIFRQADFIETSVNNVQRALLEGAVLVIVILFLFLGSFRTTIISLLAIPLSLLGSVIVLNLFGLNINTMSLGGMTIAIGSLVDDAIIDVENVYKRLRQNFQLPKGERQSAFAVVYEASKEIRASILNATLIIIVAFMPLFFLSGMEGRMLKPLGIAYIVSLFMSLIVAMTLTPLLSKMMLSSDKYLSRKSKESWLARNLSDGYERSLIWVLKHKKVVVLPILGLFVVSLFILSGFGRSFLPEFNEGALTLSIITQPGTSLHESDKLGQFVETEMLSIPEVNSTARRTGRGELDTHSQSTNGAEIDVNFTLHERELETFLKEVRSKLSGIPGIAFTVGQPLGHRIDHMLSGTRANIAIKLFGSDLNRMFQMGNEIKSNIVDIDGLVDVNVEQQVEIPQIQIRPNRDMLAFYGIPIHEFNEFVDIALGGEKMADIYEGQQTYDLLLRYKADYTDQLEGIKNALIDTYDGKKVPLSEVAEVVSASGPNSISRENVKRKLVVSANVAGRDLHSVVEEIKQSVNENINLPEGYRVEYGGQFESEEKASRMLLLTSIAALFVIFLLLFQEFKNFKLAGIILLNLPLALIGGIFAIMLTSGMLSIPAIIGFITLFGIATRNGILLVSRYQSLEQQGENLYETLVHGSKDRLLPILMTALTAALALIPLAANGDLPGNEIQSPMAQVILGGLLTSTILNIYVVPIVYYALNKNGHSKKDSK